One Desulfobulbus propionicus DSM 2032 DNA segment encodes these proteins:
- a CDS encoding nitrate reductase, with translation MAQTRRDFIKKTAALSAASLVGMQLPVDVNTMARAAEDEAWHRGTCRLCGVGCRVELGVKNGVPFALRGVADARTNYGYLCMKGMHFWKCMGHKDRLTKPLYRERKADPFKEISWDKALDIAAERFSSAVKAHGGNAVAYYGSGQCLTEETYLFQKIMRGGLKTNNVEGNPRLCMASAVGGYMTSFGADEPIGGYADLEKAHCFFIIGSNTAEAHPVLFRRIMRRKLDNPEVKVINADPRVSQTSRIADKHLQFKPGTDLSLLNAMAKVIIDEKLHDQQFLGNYAVFKQGKEAKAASFDEFAQFVAPYTPEAAAKTCGGTITADDIRQVARWFATSKGTVSLWCMGINQRKQGVWANNLIHNLHILTGQLMKEGADSLSLTGQPNACGGVREAGGLCHILPGHRPVEKEKMRNQVEEAWGIPLGRIPAEPGLHTMDLFTAVNKGTVKAVWINCTSPAQSLPNCDLYNKGLASDDCFIVCTDIFKTRTTEYANLILPTAFHFEKTGVYGCTERRSQLTRKAIKAPGEAKPEVWIAREWAKRLATKLNDPVIAQCVKPFDGLEEDFALPQAIWDEYTQKLTKGRDNDLRGASYAVLGRMADGVQWPAPTEEFALKGGTVKKFVKGLDPMADSESKNDLPYQFYGPAHEDRKLWIWLRPQAEPSEVPDADYPFYLSTGRIIDHWHTMSMTGRIPELLRANPYAYVEINPKDAAKLGIKPGDMVEVRSRRGVNLLPAKVYEGPIEGMVFVYWHDQEQTRMINKVTKDDYDPASKEPEFKICAVQIQRVSGPRPLTPFLV, from the coding sequence AAGACGAGGCCTGGCACCGGGGCACCTGCCGTTTGTGCGGTGTTGGCTGCCGGGTGGAACTCGGGGTGAAAAACGGCGTGCCCTTTGCCTTGCGCGGGGTGGCCGATGCGCGCACCAATTACGGCTATCTGTGCATGAAGGGCATGCATTTCTGGAAATGCATGGGCCACAAGGATCGTCTGACCAAGCCGCTCTACCGCGAACGGAAGGCCGATCCCTTCAAGGAGATCAGCTGGGACAAGGCTCTGGATATCGCCGCCGAGCGGTTTAGCTCCGCGGTCAAGGCCCATGGCGGCAATGCGGTGGCCTATTACGGTTCCGGCCAGTGTCTGACCGAAGAAACCTACCTGTTCCAGAAGATCATGCGCGGCGGGCTCAAGACCAACAACGTCGAGGGCAATCCCCGCTTGTGCATGGCCAGCGCGGTGGGTGGCTACATGACCTCCTTTGGCGCCGACGAGCCCATCGGTGGCTATGCGGATCTGGAAAAGGCGCACTGCTTTTTCATTATCGGCTCCAACACCGCCGAGGCCCATCCGGTGCTGTTCCGCCGGATCATGCGGCGCAAGCTCGACAATCCCGAGGTCAAGGTCATCAACGCCGACCCCCGGGTGTCGCAGACCTCGCGCATTGCCGACAAGCACCTCCAGTTCAAGCCGGGCACCGATCTCTCCCTGCTCAACGCCATGGCCAAGGTGATCATCGACGAGAAACTCCATGACCAGCAGTTCCTCGGCAACTATGCGGTGTTCAAACAAGGCAAGGAAGCGAAGGCGGCCAGCTTCGACGAATTCGCTCAGTTTGTCGCCCCCTATACGCCCGAGGCCGCGGCCAAGACCTGCGGCGGCACCATCACCGCCGACGATATCCGTCAGGTGGCCCGCTGGTTCGCTACCTCCAAGGGCACGGTCAGCCTGTGGTGCATGGGCATCAACCAGCGCAAGCAGGGCGTGTGGGCCAACAACCTGATCCACAACCTGCACATCCTCACCGGCCAGTTGATGAAGGAGGGAGCCGATTCCCTGTCACTCACCGGCCAGCCCAATGCCTGCGGCGGCGTGCGCGAGGCCGGAGGATTGTGTCATATCCTCCCCGGTCATCGGCCGGTGGAAAAAGAGAAGATGCGCAACCAGGTGGAAGAGGCTTGGGGCATTCCCCTGGGCCGCATCCCGGCAGAGCCGGGGCTGCACACCATGGATCTGTTCACCGCCGTCAACAAGGGCACGGTCAAGGCGGTATGGATCAACTGCACCAGTCCGGCCCAGAGCCTGCCCAACTGCGACCTGTACAACAAGGGATTGGCGAGCGACGACTGCTTCATCGTCTGCACCGACATTTTTAAAACCCGCACCACCGAGTACGCCAACCTGATTCTGCCGACCGCCTTCCACTTCGAGAAGACCGGGGTCTACGGCTGCACCGAACGGCGCTCGCAACTGACCCGCAAGGCGATCAAGGCGCCGGGCGAGGCCAAGCCCGAGGTGTGGATCGCCCGCGAGTGGGCCAAACGCTTGGCCACCAAGCTTAACGATCCGGTCATCGCCCAGTGCGTCAAACCTTTTGACGGTCTGGAGGAGGATTTCGCCCTGCCGCAGGCCATCTGGGACGAGTATACCCAGAAACTGACCAAGGGCCGCGACAACGACCTGCGCGGCGCCAGCTACGCGGTGCTGGGCCGCATGGCCGACGGCGTCCAATGGCCGGCGCCCACCGAGGAGTTCGCCCTCAAAGGCGGCACGGTCAAGAAGTTCGTCAAGGGGTTGGACCCCATGGCCGACAGCGAATCGAAAAACGATCTGCCCTATCAGTTCTACGGTCCGGCCCACGAGGACCGCAAACTGTGGATCTGGCTGCGGCCCCAGGCCGAGCCCTCGGAGGTGCCGGACGCGGACTATCCCTTCTATCTGTCCACCGGCCGGATCATCGACCACTGGCACACCATGTCCATGACCGGCCGCATTCCCGAACTGCTGCGGGCCAACCCCTATGCCTATGTGGAGATCAACCCCAAGGACGCGGCAAAACTGGGCATCAAGCCCGGAGACATGGTCGAGGTCAGGTCACGGCGCGGGGTCAACCTGCTGCCGGCCAAGGTCTACGAAGGGCCGATCGAGGGCATGGTGTTTGTCTATTGGCACGACCAGGAGCAGACCAGGATGATCAATAAAGTGACCAAGGACGATTACGACCCGGCCTCCAAGGAGCCGGAGTTCAAGATCTGCGCGGTTCAGATCCAGCGCGTTTCCGGGCCGCGGCCACTCACCCCGTTTTTGGTTTGA
- a CDS encoding chaperone NapD translates to MPIGGAVIAIRPADMETATTQLLALAGVEIHGADQRGNIVAVLETQTCDEMERLLTAINECPLVLHAGLTYLNMEDQLADTVNTRTRPTGEDGAGV, encoded by the coding sequence ATGCCCATCGGTGGAGCAGTGATCGCGATTCGGCCAGCCGATATGGAGACGGCCACAACTCAGTTGCTTGCCCTGGCCGGGGTGGAAATCCACGGCGCGGATCAACGCGGCAACATTGTCGCGGTTCTGGAGACCCAAACCTGCGACGAGATGGAGCGGCTGCTCACGGCAATCAATGAGTGCCCCCTGGTTCTCCATGCCGGCCTGACCTACCTCAACATGGAAGACCAACTGGCGGACACGGTCAATACGCGGACGCGACCAACCGGGGAAGATGGAGCCGGAGTGTGA
- a CDS encoding 4Fe-4S dicluster domain-containing protein → MKRRHLLKLLGRLVTASAVLGVREGHASLFRSPVTTNRLRPPGAVPEERFAGQCIRCGRCVESCPYRCITMLDIRAGIHAGTPLIAVELKPCALCMKCVLVCPTGSLRRVAQEATRMGTAVINRFTCAAWSGVALCRTCYDVCPFKERAIVLRKLMPEVIEDACTGCGLCTHACPIVTDKGLKAVNIEPLARVLPT, encoded by the coding sequence GTGAAGCGCCGCCACCTCCTCAAACTGCTCGGCCGCCTGGTGACCGCCTCGGCTGTTCTCGGGGTGCGCGAGGGCCATGCCAGCCTGTTCCGGTCGCCGGTGACCACCAACCGCCTGCGGCCGCCCGGCGCGGTGCCGGAGGAACGTTTTGCCGGCCAATGTATTCGCTGCGGCCGCTGCGTGGAAAGCTGCCCCTACCGCTGCATCACCATGCTCGATATCCGCGCCGGCATCCACGCGGGCACGCCGTTGATCGCGGTGGAACTGAAACCTTGCGCCCTGTGCATGAAGTGCGTGCTTGTCTGTCCCACCGGCAGCCTGCGCAGGGTTGCGCAAGAAGCCACCCGCATGGGCACGGCGGTGATCAACCGGTTTACCTGCGCCGCCTGGAGCGGAGTGGCCTTGTGTCGGACCTGCTACGATGTCTGTCCGTTCAAGGAGCGGGCCATCGTTCTCAGAAAGCTGATGCCCGAAGTGATCGAGGACGCCTGCACCGGCTGCGGCCTTTGTACCCATGCCTGCCCAATCGTCACCGACAAGGGGCTCAAGGCGGTCAACATTGAACCGTTGGCGAGAGTCCTTCCGACATGA
- a CDS encoding 4Fe-4S binding protein → MNARRQIQPLAIAARVRYDTWRRLLLAVAFLLLLINPALNYFLGITFVQGWFQSLGIGELRLISPLEGMESLLVTRQFSFSTLIGMLIPLLLAVLLGRVFCSWICPISFLAETVAVVRQRIAREKNLRDRLVLARRVLWFTLIAELLLSLVLGAPLFVFLSPPGLVGRELMMAVYFRNLAWEGVLIIVIVLLELLTRRFSCRYFCPLGGLLALVGMVRRLVIRRHAESCTGCGRCDRACPLGLAPSRDESLSAYCWNCGMCVDSCDHGALAFCWRGGPVATGQGRGDAPPPSAMIGVIEKK, encoded by the coding sequence ATGAATGCCCGCCGTCAGATTCAGCCGTTGGCCATCGCCGCCCGGGTCCGTTACGACACGTGGCGCCGTCTGTTGTTGGCCGTTGCCTTTCTTCTTTTGTTGATCAACCCGGCGCTCAACTATTTTTTGGGGATCACCTTTGTCCAAGGCTGGTTCCAATCGCTGGGCATCGGCGAACTCCGCCTGATTTCGCCGCTCGAAGGGATGGAAAGCCTGCTGGTCACGAGACAGTTCTCGTTCTCGACCCTCATCGGCATGCTGATCCCCTTGTTGCTCGCCGTCTTGCTTGGCCGAGTTTTTTGTTCCTGGATCTGCCCGATCAGTTTCTTGGCCGAGACGGTGGCTGTTGTCAGGCAGCGGATCGCCCGGGAAAAAAATCTTCGCGACCGGCTGGTGCTGGCTCGGCGGGTTCTGTGGTTCACCTTGATCGCCGAGCTGCTTCTCTCCCTCGTCCTCGGCGCGCCGTTATTTGTTTTCCTCTCGCCACCCGGTCTGGTGGGAAGGGAATTGATGATGGCCGTCTACTTCCGCAATCTGGCCTGGGAAGGTGTCCTGATCATCGTTATTGTACTGCTGGAGTTGCTGACCCGTCGTTTCTCCTGCCGCTATTTCTGTCCACTGGGCGGACTGCTGGCCCTAGTCGGCATGGTCAGGCGATTGGTGATCCGGCGTCATGCCGAGAGCTGTACCGGCTGCGGCCGTTGTGATCGCGCCTGTCCCCTCGGGCTTGCGCCGAGTAGGGATGAATCGCTCTCCGCCTACTGCTGGAATTGCGGCATGTGTGTCGACAGCTGCGACCACGGCGCCTTGGCGTTTTGCTGGCGGGGAGGACCCGTCGCCACGGGGCAGGGGAGAGGGGATGCGCCCCCACCAAGCGCCATGATCGGCGTGATTGAGAAAAAATAA
- a CDS encoding ABC transporter substrate-binding protein — MKKRNGALRMLRCGWLCVLSLVLMTSLAQAAAIKIGAILAETGPAAFLGGPEVRSLRMLVEELNAKGGINGKTIELIVKDSAGSPEKAVSFAKQLIEEEKVFAIIGPSTSGESLSIKKIAEDGKTILISCSAAELIVNPVAPHVFKTAPSDSYAAQQIFMTMQKKGIKKIAVLAGNDGFGKAGKEQLAKNAQAFGITIVAEEVYDKSATDLMAIVAKLKANAEIEAVVNWSIVPAQSILAKNIRQATWDVPLYQSHGFANIKYAETAGVAAEGIIFPASRLLVAEALPAGPQRDFLLKYKNSYESKFNEKVSTFGGHTYDAMTILAKAIEVGGEDREKVRAAIENIKGLIGTAGTFNFSPTDHGGLGLDAFAMLTVKNGQFVLLEQ; from the coding sequence ATGAAAAAACGAAATGGTGCCCTGCGGATGCTCCGCTGCGGCTGGTTGTGCGTGTTGAGTTTGGTACTGATGACCTCGCTGGCCCAGGCGGCGGCTATCAAAATCGGTGCCATTTTGGCCGAAACCGGTCCGGCGGCCTTTTTGGGCGGCCCGGAAGTCCGATCGCTGCGCATGCTGGTCGAGGAGCTCAACGCCAAGGGAGGGATCAACGGCAAGACCATCGAGTTGATCGTCAAGGACTCCGCCGGCAGCCCGGAGAAGGCGGTCTCCTTTGCCAAGCAGTTGATCGAGGAGGAAAAGGTGTTCGCCATCATCGGCCCCTCGACCAGTGGCGAGAGTCTCAGCATCAAGAAGATCGCCGAGGACGGCAAAACCATTCTGATTTCCTGTTCGGCGGCGGAACTGATCGTCAATCCGGTGGCGCCGCATGTGTTCAAGACCGCGCCCAGCGACAGCTATGCGGCCCAGCAGATTTTCATGACCATGCAGAAGAAGGGGATCAAAAAGATAGCGGTCCTGGCCGGCAACGACGGGTTTGGCAAAGCGGGCAAGGAACAGTTGGCGAAGAATGCCCAGGCATTCGGTATCACCATTGTCGCCGAGGAAGTGTATGACAAGAGCGCCACTGACCTGATGGCCATTGTCGCCAAGCTGAAGGCCAATGCCGAGATCGAGGCGGTGGTTAACTGGTCGATCGTGCCGGCTCAGTCCATTCTAGCCAAGAATATCCGTCAAGCCACATGGGATGTGCCCCTCTACCAGAGCCACGGATTTGCCAACATCAAATACGCCGAGACAGCGGGTGTGGCCGCCGAAGGCATCATCTTTCCCGCCAGCCGCCTTCTGGTTGCCGAAGCGTTGCCCGCCGGACCGCAGCGGGACTTTCTGCTGAAATACAAGAATTCCTATGAATCCAAGTTCAACGAGAAGGTATCCACCTTTGGCGGCCATACCTACGACGCCATGACCATTCTCGCCAAGGCCATCGAGGTCGGCGGCGAGGATCGGGAAAAGGTGCGCGCCGCCATTGAAAATATCAAAGGATTGATCGGCACCGCCGGCACCTTCAATTTCTCGCCCACCGATCATGGCGGATTGGGGCTGGATGCCTTTGCCATGCTCACGGTCAAAAACGGCCAGTTCGTCCTGCTGGAACAGTAA
- the ndk gene encoding nucleoside-diphosphate kinase, whose amino-acid sequence MERTFAIIKPNAFLAGNAGKIIARIYAEGFKIVGMKKLYLSKREAEGFYYVHKDRPFFGELTDFMSSGPCIVMVLEAEGAIKKWRDLMGATNPANAAEGTLRREFGDSLEANATHGSDAPETAAFEIGYFFSGLELLM is encoded by the coding sequence ATGGAACGTACATTTGCCATCATCAAGCCCAACGCCTTCCTTGCCGGCAATGCCGGGAAAATCATTGCCCGCATCTATGCCGAGGGGTTCAAGATTGTTGGCATGAAAAAGCTCTATTTGAGCAAACGCGAGGCCGAAGGATTCTATTACGTGCACAAGGACCGGCCCTTTTTCGGCGAACTGACCGATTTCATGTCCAGCGGACCCTGCATCGTCATGGTGCTGGAGGCGGAAGGGGCGATCAAGAAATGGCGTGATCTGATGGGCGCCACCAATCCGGCCAATGCCGCCGAAGGCACCCTGCGCCGTGAATTCGGCGATTCCCTGGAAGCCAACGCCACCCATGGATCCGATGCCCCGGAAACCGCGGCCTTTGAGATCGGCTATTTCTTTTCCGGCCTGGAACTGCTGATGTGA